The proteins below are encoded in one region of Spirochaeta isovalerica:
- the katG gene encoding catalase/peroxidase HPI yields the protein MREKGKCPVTGATSRGSNSGMANKDWWPNQLNLKILNQNSNLINPLDEDFNYAEAFLNLDYQSLKDDLYALMTDSKEWWPADYGHYGPLFIRMAWHSAGTYRVSDGRGGGNTGNQRFSPLNSWPDNVNLDKARRLLWPIKQKYGQAVSWADLMILAGNCALESMGFKTFGFAGGREDIWEPEEDIYWGAEQEWLATSDKPNSRYSGNRDLENPLAAVQMGLIYVNPEGPDGNPDPVASGKDVRETFARMAMNDEETVALIAGGHTFGKCHGAGDAAHVGPEPEAAPLEEQGLGWKSSFKSGKGGDTISSGIEGAWKPNPVKWDMGYLKVMFKYEWELVKSPAGAHQWLAKDVDEEDMVEDAHDPEKKFRPMMTTADLSLKFDPAYEKIARHYLENPDVFADAFARAWFKLTHRDMGPRSRYLGPEVPEEELIWQDPVPTPEDNLIDDDDIDELKEKILSSGLSVSRLVSTAWCSASTFRGSDMRGGANGARIRLSPQKDWAINEPEQLQKVLKVLEKIQKNFKKKVSLADLIVLGGCAAIEKAAENAGYAVSVPFDPGRTDATQEQTDIDSFSVLEPCVDVFRNFQTGISGPGAEHYLLDKAQLLRLTAPEMTVLIGGLRALNTNFGKSQKGVLTHRPEVLTNDFFVNLLDMETEWKPVSEEGKEFEGRDRLTGALKWTATRADLIFGSHSQLRALAEVYACDDAMEKFLEDFIMAWDKVMSNDRFDLSVTYTT from the coding sequence ATGAGAGAAAAAGGCAAATGTCCCGTAACGGGAGCTACAAGCCGCGGCTCTAATTCAGGTATGGCCAATAAAGACTGGTGGCCGAATCAGCTTAATTTGAAAATCCTTAACCAGAATTCGAATCTTATCAATCCTTTGGATGAAGATTTCAATTATGCCGAGGCTTTTCTGAACCTCGATTATCAATCCTTAAAGGATGATCTATATGCTTTAATGACCGATTCCAAAGAGTGGTGGCCCGCCGATTACGGTCATTACGGACCTCTTTTTATCCGCATGGCCTGGCACAGCGCCGGAACCTACCGGGTCAGCGACGGACGGGGAGGAGGCAATACGGGGAACCAGCGCTTTTCTCCTCTCAACAGCTGGCCTGACAATGTCAATCTCGATAAGGCAAGACGGCTTTTGTGGCCGATCAAACAGAAGTACGGCCAGGCTGTTTCCTGGGCTGACCTTATGATTCTCGCGGGCAATTGCGCCCTGGAATCGATGGGATTCAAAACTTTCGGTTTCGCCGGAGGCCGGGAGGATATCTGGGAGCCGGAAGAGGATATTTACTGGGGCGCTGAGCAGGAATGGCTTGCTACCAGCGACAAACCGAACAGCCGATACAGCGGGAACCGCGATCTGGAAAATCCTCTGGCTGCCGTACAGATGGGTTTGATATATGTGAATCCCGAGGGTCCCGACGGCAATCCCGATCCGGTTGCGTCGGGAAAAGATGTGCGGGAAACTTTTGCCCGCATGGCCATGAACGACGAGGAAACCGTTGCTCTGATAGCCGGGGGGCACACTTTCGGGAAATGTCATGGAGCCGGTGACGCGGCCCATGTGGGACCGGAACCGGAAGCGGCTCCTCTGGAAGAACAGGGGCTCGGCTGGAAGAGCAGCTTCAAAAGCGGTAAAGGCGGCGACACCATCTCCAGCGGTATCGAAGGCGCCTGGAAACCCAATCCCGTTAAATGGGATATGGGCTATTTAAAGGTTATGTTCAAATATGAATGGGAGCTTGTGAAAAGCCCCGCCGGTGCCCATCAGTGGCTCGCCAAAGATGTGGATGAAGAGGATATGGTGGAAGACGCTCATGATCCCGAAAAGAAATTCCGTCCCATGATGACCACCGCCGACCTTTCGTTGAAATTCGATCCGGCCTATGAGAAGATCGCCCGCCATTATCTGGAAAATCCCGATGTCTTTGCCGATGCCTTTGCCCGGGCCTGGTTTAAACTCACCCATCGGGATATGGGTCCCCGTTCCCGATACCTGGGGCCGGAAGTTCCGGAAGAGGAGCTGATCTGGCAGGATCCCGTTCCCACTCCAGAGGATAATCTGATAGATGATGACGATATCGATGAGCTGAAGGAAAAAATCCTGTCATCGGGACTCTCCGTTTCCCGGCTTGTCTCGACGGCCTGGTGCTCTGCTTCAACTTTCCGCGGTTCCGATATGCGGGGAGGCGCCAATGGCGCGAGAATCCGTCTGTCTCCGCAGAAGGACTGGGCGATTAATGAACCGGAACAGCTTCAGAAAGTGCTTAAAGTTCTGGAAAAAATACAGAAAAACTTTAAAAAGAAGGTCTCCCTTGCGGATCTGATCGTTCTGGGAGGCTGTGCGGCTATTGAGAAAGCCGCCGAAAATGCCGGGTATGCCGTTTCGGTTCCCTTTGACCCGGGACGGACCGATGCGACTCAGGAACAGACCGATATCGATTCTTTCTCGGTTCTGGAGCCCTGTGTTGACGTTTTCAGAAATTTTCAGACAGGAATAAGCGGTCCCGGAGCTGAACATTATCTGCTCGATAAAGCCCAGCTTCTCAGATTAACGGCACCGGAAATGACTGTATTGATCGGCGGTTTAAGGGCTCTCAATACCAATTTCGGCAAGTCCCAGAAAGGGGTTCTGACCCACCGGCCCGAAGTGCTGACAAATGACTTCTTCGTCAATCTTCTCGATATGGAGACGGAATGGAAACCTGTTTCCGAAGAGGGGAAGGAATTCGAAGGCCGCGATCGGTTGACCGGAGCTTTGAAATGGACAGCCACCAGGGCGGATCTGATTTTCGGCTCCCACTCCCAGCTGCGGGCTCTGGCGGAAGTCTATGCCTGCGATGACGCCATGGAAAAATTCCTGGAAGATTTTATAATGGCCTGGGATAAAGTTATGAGCAACGACCGTTTTGATCTTTCTGTAACATATACGACATAG
- a CDS encoding GyrI-like domain-containing protein — MKHEWRKEEKNYYQPGRKPELKEIPRFQFLTISGQGNPNSESFGEYIAQLYALSYGLKMNLKKMDNPPAEYQDYAVYPLEGVWDLTEEGRQTYDGAIDKDELVFTLMIRQPDFIDEEYFREILELTGKKKPHPLLDKVRFQSIEEGPVVQMLHVGSYDDEPESFRQMEAFAAEQRLKRLSKTHREIYLSDFRKTEPAKLKTVLRFRVAKS, encoded by the coding sequence ATGAAGCATGAATGGAGAAAAGAGGAAAAAAATTACTACCAGCCGGGGAGGAAACCTGAATTAAAGGAGATTCCCCGGTTTCAGTTTCTCACTATTTCCGGACAGGGGAATCCCAACAGCGAATCATTCGGCGAATACATAGCTCAGCTCTATGCGCTTTCCTACGGTTTAAAGATGAATCTGAAGAAAATGGACAATCCTCCGGCGGAATATCAGGATTATGCGGTTTATCCTCTGGAGGGCGTCTGGGATCTGACGGAAGAGGGGCGGCAGACTTATGACGGGGCGATAGATAAGGATGAGCTGGTCTTTACGCTTATGATCCGGCAGCCCGATTTTATTGATGAAGAGTACTTTCGGGAGATTCTGGAGCTGACAGGGAAGAAAAAACCGCATCCCCTGCTGGATAAAGTGAGATTTCAGTCAATAGAAGAAGGCCCGGTGGTCCAGATGCTCCATGTGGGATCCTATGATGATGAACCGGAGAGTTTCAGGCAGATGGAGGCTTTCGCTGCGGAGCAGAGGCTGAAGCGGTTATCGAAAACACACCGGGAGATCTATCTTTCCGATTTCCGGAAAACCGAACCGGCTAAGTTGAAAACGGTTTTAAGGTTCCGGGTTGCAAAGTCGTAA
- a CDS encoding lysoplasmalogenase: MTGQLIPYLVFSLAHVLGEFIGSMKIRYFTKLLLMPLLALYYLAGNPDPSILMILAIAGGWLGDLFLMIPDPEKTRRWFKPGLVAFLLGHIFYMSVFFRASAGKIELTMPVITLTGFVIVYCALVFLKLKPYMGKLAPAITVYIVVIAAMGISAVLCLPGQAAGPAVTVIAGAMIFMVSDTVNAWNKFAKEVPMERVITMTTYLAGQGLLVAGYLGFIL; encoded by the coding sequence ATGACTGGACAACTGATCCCTTATCTCGTTTTTTCGCTGGCACATGTTCTCGGAGAGTTTATCGGTTCTATGAAGATCCGCTATTTTACAAAACTTCTCCTCATGCCGCTGCTGGCTTTATATTATCTGGCGGGAAATCCCGATCCTTCGATCCTTATGATTCTGGCTATTGCCGGCGGTTGGCTGGGAGATCTGTTTCTTATGATCCCCGATCCGGAAAAAACGCGCCGATGGTTCAAGCCGGGACTTGTCGCTTTTCTACTGGGGCATATTTTTTATATGTCGGTTTTTTTCAGGGCTTCAGCGGGAAAGATTGAGCTGACAATGCCTGTCATAACTCTTACGGGTTTCGTTATTGTCTATTGCGCATTGGTATTTCTGAAACTGAAACCATACATGGGAAAACTGGCTCCGGCTATTACAGTTTATATCGTTGTTATAGCGGCGATGGGTATTTCAGCTGTTTTATGTCTTCCCGGACAGGCAGCGGGGCCGGCCGTAACAGTTATTGCCGGAGCGATGATTTTTATGGTTTCCGATACGGTGAATGCCTGGAACAAGTTTGCAAAAGAAGTTCCGATGGAAAGGGTCATCACCATGACAACCTATCTGGCGGGGCAGGGGCTGCTGGTGGCGGGATATCTGGGGTTCATTCTCTGA
- a CDS encoding ArsR/SmtB family transcription factor translates to MEDRQELINQIQSRFVVERCEQVEQLLMIMSNPVRFHILCAVSQGAFTVSELVSICGSKLSNLSQQLKIMTLAGFLEKERDGKQMYYKLKDQRVLKLIDYLEQLYS, encoded by the coding sequence ATGGAAGACCGACAGGAATTGATAAATCAGATACAATCACGCTTTGTCGTGGAACGGTGCGAGCAGGTGGAACAGCTGCTGATGATTATGTCCAATCCGGTCCGCTTTCATATCCTTTGCGCCGTCAGCCAGGGAGCCTTCACCGTCTCGGAGCTGGTTTCCATTTGCGGATCAAAACTGTCAAACCTCAGCCAGCAGCTGAAAATTATGACTCTGGCCGGGTTCCTGGAAAAGGAACGGGACGGGAAACAGATGTACTATAAGCTCAAAGATCAGAGAGTCCTGAAGCTGATCGATTATCTGGAACAGCTCTATTCCTGA
- a CDS encoding FAD-dependent oxidoreductase, whose translation MSLKDIIAPFSVWKRALEKPYTNRKPIETRPGADRYRGFHQNAIDQCIGCGTCEEICQNNAIDLVPLEGKTSSHGDSGLRPKIDYGRCCWCALCVDICPTGSLGMSNEYIWITTDPEDFRFIPGGETKPWDDRAEGYRRAEGYDLLEAERVEMPMLSFEESQKSFIEMVQGYSKEQAMEEADRCVACGICIATCPAHMDVPAYIEAIRNDDMGEGLKIVYNANPLPASCGRVCSHACEYVCAMKHKGEAISIRWLKRYIIDQIYLGDYKEILKSADESNGKKIAVIGSGPGGLSAAYYLRLLGYEITVFDANEKAGGMLRYGIPEYRLPYEQVEKDVEYIRQLGVTINQDLKIGVDRDFKTLYDEYDAIFFSTGLKDPYGLEIAGEDLPGVQSGLDILDEVTKGKTPDIGKSVVVVGGGNVAMDAARTSRRYGAEVTILYRRREVDMPADEEEIHESQGEGCKLVTQAIPLRVEKGDSTRLKLFFGMAEMVDQGEGQRPKPVLIEGSEEVIECDTVITAIGQEADYSFIPEEIGKNLVFNRGMVQINEFRQTGDSKIFAGGDIANRKRDAISAIADGHSAAKGIDIYLTNFKDK comes from the coding sequence ATGAGTTTAAAAGACATAATAGCCCCCTTTTCCGTGTGGAAAAGAGCTCTGGAAAAACCCTATACGAACAGAAAGCCCATTGAAACCCGGCCGGGAGCCGACCGCTACCGGGGATTTCATCAGAACGCCATTGACCAGTGCATCGGCTGCGGAACCTGCGAGGAGATCTGCCAGAACAATGCCATCGACCTGGTTCCCCTGGAAGGGAAGACAAGCTCCCACGGCGATTCGGGGCTGAGGCCGAAAATCGATTACGGCCGGTGCTGCTGGTGCGCCCTCTGCGTGGACATCTGCCCGACCGGCAGCCTGGGAATGAGCAACGAGTACATCTGGATCACCACCGATCCGGAGGACTTCCGCTTTATACCCGGCGGCGAGACCAAGCCCTGGGACGACCGGGCCGAAGGATACAGGCGAGCCGAAGGCTACGATCTTCTCGAAGCGGAACGGGTGGAAATGCCCATGCTCTCCTTTGAGGAATCGCAGAAGAGCTTTATCGAAATGGTTCAGGGCTACAGCAAAGAACAGGCCATGGAGGAAGCGGACCGCTGTGTGGCTTGCGGAATCTGTATCGCCACCTGTCCCGCCCATATGGACGTTCCCGCCTATATCGAAGCGATCCGAAACGACGATATGGGAGAAGGACTGAAAATCGTCTACAACGCCAATCCCCTTCCGGCGAGCTGCGGGCGGGTCTGTTCCCACGCCTGCGAGTATGTCTGCGCCATGAAGCACAAAGGCGAAGCCATTTCCATCCGCTGGCTCAAGCGCTATATCATCGATCAGATCTATCTGGGCGATTACAAGGAAATCCTGAAGAGCGCCGATGAGAGCAACGGAAAGAAAATCGCTGTAATCGGTTCAGGCCCCGGAGGATTGAGCGCCGCCTACTATCTCAGGTTGCTTGGATACGAGATTACCGTATTCGACGCCAACGAGAAAGCCGGGGGTATGCTCCGCTACGGAATCCCCGAATACAGGCTCCCCTACGAACAGGTGGAGAAGGATGTGGAATACATCCGGCAGCTGGGCGTCACCATCAATCAGGACCTGAAGATCGGCGTAGACCGGGATTTCAAAACCCTCTATGACGAATACGACGCCATTTTCTTTTCCACGGGGCTGAAAGATCCCTACGGACTGGAAATTGCCGGTGAAGACCTTCCGGGCGTCCAGTCCGGTCTGGATATTCTCGACGAAGTGACCAAAGGCAAAACTCCCGACATCGGTAAATCGGTTGTCGTCGTGGGAGGCGGAAACGTGGCCATGGACGCGGCCAGAACGAGCCGCCGCTACGGGGCCGAAGTGACCATCCTCTACAGAAGGCGGGAAGTGGATATGCCCGCCGACGAAGAGGAGATCCACGAGTCTCAGGGAGAGGGATGCAAGCTGGTCACCCAGGCCATACCCCTCCGCGTGGAGAAAGGCGACTCGACCAGGCTGAAACTGTTTTTCGGAATGGCGGAAATGGTTGATCAGGGCGAAGGGCAGAGACCCAAACCGGTTCTGATCGAAGGATCGGAGGAAGTCATCGAATGCGATACGGTCATTACGGCCATCGGACAGGAAGCGGATTACAGCTTCATTCCCGAAGAGATCGGCAAAAACCTCGTGTTCAACCGCGGCATGGTTCAGATCAATGAGTTCCGCCAGACCGGAGATTCCAAGATCTTTGCCGGAGGTGATATCGCCAACCGCAAGCGCGATGCCATCAGCGCCATTGCCGACGGGCATTCGGCGGCGAAAGGTATCGATATCTACCTGACGAATTTTAAAGACAAGTAG
- a CDS encoding NADH-quinone oxidoreductase subunit D, which translates to MVKEKENSKFPPLVDGKSRYDLSSGKYLRVWQGPQHPGITGNMSLELTICGDEIIDCKTHVGYLHRGFEKLMERRKYIQCFPVVCRICVPEPDFNEYLFAACTEELAGIQIPEQAEWIRTLNLEMARLTSFLMWIGGQAGSFGMGTIGQWTVTLRDYMLDLFEELTGGRIYHMYMLPGGVRADFPPGWINKLLDTLKTVEKTLDDVELAMMHNAVFKMRAKGLGIITPDMVDKYGITGPNARAAGVKRDIRKDSPYLVYDKLDFDVVTGTKSDAYGRCEVRIREMYQSIDLIRQIVEKMPKEGPFFTKLPNVLHWRIPAGHTYKRAECTRGEYGFYVQSDGSDKPRRTYVRGPSYTHAVALMEHLAIRTNIADTAGLMVSLHTYPPEIER; encoded by the coding sequence ATGGTAAAAGAAAAAGAAAACAGCAAGTTTCCTCCCCTAGTGGACGGAAAAAGCCGGTACGACCTTTCATCGGGCAAGTACCTCAGGGTTTGGCAGGGTCCCCAGCACCCGGGAATTACCGGAAACATGTCGCTGGAGCTGACGATCTGCGGAGACGAGATCATAGACTGCAAAACCCATGTGGGCTATCTCCACAGAGGATTTGAAAAGCTGATGGAGCGGAGAAAATACATCCAGTGTTTTCCCGTAGTCTGCCGTATCTGCGTGCCCGAACCGGATTTCAACGAATACCTTTTCGCGGCGTGCACCGAAGAGCTGGCGGGAATACAAATCCCCGAACAGGCCGAATGGATCCGGACTCTCAACCTGGAAATGGCCAGGCTGACCAGTTTCCTCATGTGGATCGGCGGCCAGGCGGGTTCCTTCGGCATGGGAACCATCGGCCAGTGGACCGTCACCCTCCGCGACTATATGCTCGACCTCTTCGAGGAGCTGACCGGCGGAAGAATCTACCACATGTACATGCTTCCCGGAGGCGTCCGGGCCGATTTCCCCCCCGGATGGATCAATAAGCTTCTTGATACGCTCAAAACCGTTGAGAAGACCCTCGACGATGTGGAACTGGCCATGATGCACAACGCCGTCTTTAAAATGAGGGCCAAAGGTCTGGGAATCATTACGCCCGACATGGTGGATAAATACGGCATAACCGGCCCCAATGCCAGAGCGGCGGGAGTCAAAAGGGATATCAGGAAGGATTCGCCCTATCTCGTCTATGACAAACTGGACTTCGATGTCGTTACGGGAACAAAATCCGATGCCTACGGTCGATGCGAAGTGCGGATCAGGGAGATGTACCAGTCCATAGACCTGATCAGGCAGATCGTGGAGAAGATGCCGAAGGAAGGGCCTTTCTTCACCAAACTGCCCAACGTTCTCCACTGGCGAATCCCCGCCGGACACACTTACAAACGGGCCGAATGCACCAGAGGGGAATACGGATTCTACGTTCAGTCCGACGGATCGGACAAGCCGAGGCGGACCTATGTGAGAGGCCCCTCCTACACCCATGCCGTGGCTCTTATGGAGCATCTGGCCATCAGGACCAATATCGCCGATACGGCCGGTTTAATGGTCAGTCTGCACACCTATCCGCCGGAAATAGAGAGGTAA
- a CDS encoding NADH-quinone oxidoreductase subunit C: MTEFNELSRQFQVSDLVEQRADLHFITASKEHAVAVVSALKERYGYTHLVFFTVVDHLEKNEFHLTYMLHNYEKHHDMGVVVKIARENVQMESIHHLWPAAATYQQEMREMYGVEFPGSPGLYENFALEGWEDIPPMRRDFDTKEYSDKTYYPRPGRESHDPREYMKENLYPSEAETW, encoded by the coding sequence ATGACTGAATTTAATGAATTATCCAGACAATTCCAGGTCTCAGATCTGGTGGAACAGAGAGCGGATCTCCACTTTATAACAGCCTCGAAAGAGCATGCTGTCGCAGTGGTCAGCGCCCTGAAGGAGCGATACGGCTACACCCATCTGGTGTTTTTTACAGTCGTCGATCACCTGGAGAAGAACGAATTTCATTTGACTTATATGCTCCACAATTACGAGAAGCATCACGATATGGGAGTGGTTGTGAAGATCGCCCGGGAGAATGTTCAGATGGAGTCGATCCATCACCTCTGGCCGGCGGCGGCCACTTATCAGCAGGAGATGCGGGAGATGTACGGCGTAGAGTTCCCCGGAAGCCCCGGGCTCTATGAGAACTTCGCCCTCGAGGGCTGGGAGGACATCCCCCCCATGCGGCGCGATTTCGACACGAAAGAATACTCGGACAAAACCTATTACCCGCGGCCCGGAAGAGAGTCGCACGATCCGAGGGAGTATATGAAAGAAAATCTTTATCCCAGCGAGGCGGAAACATGGTAA
- the nuoB gene encoding NADH-quinone oxidoreductase subunit NuoB produces the protein MSDNMNDMDQMQLFNDQGRLLNAGLPDEEKALFCDAAPQVDAPYRGIWEKFLNWARSESLWILGFGTGCGAIELRPLMTSRYDMYQYGVQPRPTPRQAGLFIIGGYASVKTMKRIVRSYEQMQGPKFVLGLGSCTVNGGMYWDSYNTINRLDHYIPVDVYIAGCMPRPEALLAGINELKKLIKDGKGENANKYAENFEWYKGNQKKIIKDWNMPDYNW, from the coding sequence GTGAGTGACAATATGAATGATATGGACCAGATGCAGCTCTTCAACGACCAGGGCAGGCTCCTCAACGCCGGTCTTCCCGACGAGGAAAAAGCCCTGTTCTGCGACGCCGCGCCTCAGGTCGACGCCCCCTACCGGGGCATCTGGGAGAAATTTCTCAACTGGGCCCGATCCGAATCCCTCTGGATTCTCGGCTTCGGTACGGGCTGCGGAGCCATCGAGCTCCGCCCTCTTATGACCAGCCGCTACGACATGTATCAGTATGGCGTTCAGCCCAGGCCGACGCCGCGCCAGGCCGGCCTCTTCATCATCGGAGGTTACGCCTCGGTCAAAACCATGAAGAGAATCGTCCGCTCCTACGAGCAGATGCAGGGCCCCAAGTTCGTTCTGGGACTGGGAAGCTGCACAGTCAACGGCGGCATGTACTGGGACAGCTACAACACGATAAACAGACTGGACCACTATATACCGGTGGATGTCTACATCGCCGGATGCATGCCCAGACCCGAAGCTCTCCTCGCCGGAATCAACGAGCTGAAAAAGCTCATTAAAGACGGCAAAGGTGAGAACGCCAACAAGTATGCGGAAAATTTCGAATGGTACAAAGGGAACCAGAAGAAAATCATCAAAGACTGGAATATGCCGGACTACAACTGGTAG
- a CDS encoding respiratory chain complex I subunit 1 family protein — MLTSILTKALYTLISFFVILNYSLLLLGTMARVRAKVQGRIGQPVWQPYIDIIKNNARRSGVTHGIMFYLGPVFRLAGGLGTYFFIPVIFGSKIFANFSFSGDVLLVMYFIFFGQLGMALGAGESGHPYSPIGVARGLAQMTAFELPFSLAVIAVAAQYGSFSITEIVAAQQGGWQNWVAFTNPFAMAAGMLAFLGMSMNNPFSIVIAPQEIPIGPPTEMHSSFLGMLQTNRAIFNGAKMVLFMNLFFGGAAHPNIFIALGIMIMKTFLIYLYVVFVGVSFPRFRTEQSIRFFLGVPTLLGLIAVIQQMI; from the coding sequence ATGTTAACATCAATTTTAACCAAAGCCCTGTACACCCTCATATCCTTCTTCGTGATACTCAATTATTCCCTTCTTCTTCTGGGAACGATGGCAAGGGTAAGGGCCAAGGTACAGGGACGTATAGGCCAGCCGGTCTGGCAGCCCTATATCGATATAATAAAAAACAACGCCCGGAGAAGCGGAGTCACCCACGGGATCATGTTCTACCTCGGCCCGGTCTTCCGGCTGGCCGGCGGTCTGGGAACCTATTTCTTCATCCCCGTCATCTTCGGATCGAAAATTTTCGCCAACTTCAGCTTTTCCGGCGATGTGCTGCTCGTCATGTATTTTATATTCTTCGGACAGCTGGGAATGGCACTGGGAGCCGGAGAAAGCGGACACCCCTACAGCCCCATCGGGGTCGCCAGGGGTCTGGCCCAGATGACGGCTTTCGAACTTCCCTTCTCGCTGGCGGTTATCGCCGTCGCCGCCCAGTACGGCAGCTTCTCCATTACGGAGATCGTCGCGGCCCAGCAGGGAGGATGGCAGAACTGGGTGGCCTTTACCAACCCCTTCGCCATGGCCGCCGGCATGCTGGCCTTCCTGGGAATGTCCATGAACAATCCCTTCTCGATCGTCATCGCGCCGCAGGAAATTCCCATCGGGCCGCCGACGGAAATGCATTCCTCATTCCTGGGGATGCTGCAGACAAACCGGGCCATCTTCAACGGCGCGAAAATGGTTCTCTTTATGAACCTCTTTTTCGGCGGAGCGGCCCATCCCAATATATTCATCGCCCTGGGAATCATGATCATGAAGACCTTCCTCATCTACCTCTACGTGGTCTTTGTCGGTGTGTCATTCCCCCGGTTCCGGACCGAACAGTCCATCCGGTTCTTTCTGGGAGTCCCCACTCTGCTGGGACTGATAGCTGTGATCCAGCAGATGATTTAA